GTTGCTTCCCTCCTTTCTTCTCGGCTCTTCCCTTGCTCACCCCAAACATAGGTTGTCGGGTTGCTACCCTCCTTTCTTCTCAGCTCTACCCTTGCTCACCACAAACATAGTTGGTCGGTTTGCTTCGCTCCTTTCTTCTCGGCTCTACCCTTGCTCACCACAAGCATAGTTGGTCGGGTGTTTACAGAGACTTGtttccttcctttcttctcGGCTCTACCCTTTCTCACAAACATAGTTGATCGAGTGTCTACAGAGAATTATACTTGACCTATTCTTTCAATCTTGAATTTCCTCTTCAGATCTCCTTAGTTGAGTAAAACTATTTGTGGCTGTACCCAAAAAGAGTCCTAGTAATTCTAGCAGCACCATTGGTTGCATTACAAAGAACACATGCTCTGGTCTTTTTTTCTAGCCAACCCAAGTATAGCTAACTGTAGGTTATATATCTTAAACGAAGAGGTCAGAGGTTTGAATCCTCCACTCCACACgtcaaacttaaaaaaaaatagaactaAACCTCTCGATCTTTTAGAACGGTTGGCCACCAAATCTTGTGTTGCAACTATTatgtgaaaaagaagagaagccCGTGAAGATCAAGGGGGGAAAAGGATGGATGAAGTATGAACAGCTGACTTTTGAACATTGATAAAGAGGCAAATATCATAGAGAGTTGACCATATATGATTCTCCTTTCATCTCTCCCTTGGTGTCTCTTATTGCTTccactttttctctcttctttgcCCACATTATATTGTCATAAGAACAATAGAACTATTGCTCCATAGCCTTCTCTCTCATATGTTTTATCAAGAAACATGAATCCTTGAAATTTTTGACCTGACTGTTGATTGAATAGTCAGAATGTTACTTTAGAaagtcttatttatttattttttaaatgtcttGAAAATTAGGAATTATCCCATTCGGCGAATTTCAGCTAATAGAGAGATAATAAAGTAGCACGACTCTTTCCGACAATTTATGTATAGTTAGGTTCATAAGTCAATATATATCTGTTCAAGTTGATTCTTCTCGATAATCAACCATATGAGTAAATTAGCTAATAATAAAGTTCTTTTTGACATAAACATAGTTCAATCAATTAAGTCAATGTTTACCTTATTTTAAAGACGGGTGGCTTGGCCTCCAAAGCTGACCGACTTTTAGCATTATTAGGGAAATCGAAATCATATTTGAGGACCTACCCATATAAGCATATCATTGAAGCCTCCCATTATGTTTAGCAATTTTTGGATGCCTACAAGAGGCATGCCTAATTGTCATCATTATCATTATGCTTTCTTAGTTTTGTTTCCCACATTTAATGCACCTTGTTATTTAATATACTCCCTCCCCaccaaaaataagaataatatattaatcaaatattttctaaaccatatattaaaatctcgaactaatttaaatcaaattttggaaaataatttaacttttcaatatatatatatattttacacatttatcaaatttatgttaaattaataaatcaaagcaaatttaattaatcaaatatatgcTTAAAAACCCCATGTTTCCTCCAATGGAAATAATTATagtaatgataataatttgtgggtGAGAGACATAGCCCTAATTATGTAAAACAGcccttaaaaaagaaaaaaccaaaaacctaGAATAGACAAGATTGGGACGACACATCGATTGTAGCATGTGAACTTGTACAACCAAGTATGGCCCGACACTTTTCTCACGAGAATAGCCGTTGACAAATGCGTCGTATATTTGCTTTTAAACCGTCCTAATTATTTCcttctataaatttatattaacctttatacaaaaatattattttaatttctccgtattaaatataaatattctttaaaagttaataatgAATcatataattagaaaaaaaaaaaaagaattgttgatattttatgttactAAAATTCATGATGGCACATTTGCCATGAAGTTCCGAAAATGCCCCTCACAATGTCTTTATATTCATCTCCACAGTCCCTCCTCTTCCCCATCTCTCTCAATGGCTTCAAAGCTTTTAAACTCCATCTTCAcgtttctcttccttttcttctttttattctccTTGACGACCGCCGTTTTCGCTCGGTCCATTCCCGGCTCTACAAACACGTCTCCAGGGACTACTCGAGACGAGGTACGTGAATTTATCAAAACTTTCTATAACTAATATAATGCCCGTTTAAAAGTAGTAaatattgagtttttttttttttttttttttttttttttttttttttttttttttttttttttttttttttttttttttttcNAGGAAAACTCTTGCAGCCCATGCTGATTATATCTACACAGATAAGCAGAGACCATGAAGATTATTTGCACCTCATTCTTCGAATCTTTGACTTTTTGGTCAAATGTATATTAttaaccaattgagctatGTTCGGGTTGATTAAACTCGATATACTAAACTTAAATTTAGTTACTTCTTTCGAGTCATGATATCATATTGTGTATTCCATGTCAACACGTCCgtgtgttaaaaaaaaaatacgttttttttttttttttttttttNTTATtgataaaattgtttttcattgaaaaatcataaaattttaattgatgaaaaaataaaaagggctTTTTTGACATTTCAAATGAGTGCCTctcatttatgtttttcttttaattattgaggtaattacaaaaattggaaagaaacattatttatatttataatttttcttttataattttatatttatggcAGTTTCGCAATTAAATAACGTCTTCATAAATTAACGAGAGCCACAGAAATAGGCGCCAATGTAAGCGCAATTTTCCCGCCGGGAAAATCACCGACTTCACTTTCtcttctccctctccctcgTACCAAACCACCACAACCGCAGCCCGTTCATCGAAGACAATGGCTGGCGCGGCCGTCGGAGACAAAAAACAGTTCTGGCTTCTGAAGACGGAACCAGCGGAGTGGTCGTGGGCCGACCAAGCCGCGAACGGCGGCCGAACAAAGTGGGACGGCGTCAAGAACAAGCAAGCGCAGAAGCATCTCAAGTCCATGAAACTCGGCGACCTCTGTTTCTTCTACCACTCCGGCGCCAAGGCCCGCCGCATCGTTGGCGTGGTTTCCGTCGCACGGGAGTGGTATTCGGAGGGCGATGGCGGCGACGCTGTCGTCGACGTCGAGGCTGTCGGGGAAATGAGAGAACCGGTGGATTTgaaagagatgaagaaggGGATCGAAGGGATGAAGGATTTCGCGCTGTTTCGGCAACCGAGACTGTCTGTTGTGCCGGTAGCGAAGGAGATTTGGGAGAAGATCTGCGAATTGGGAGGCGGATTTGAAGGGGATGGAACAGATTGCCGCCATGGGAGTGAGGAATAGAGCTTGAATTTGAATGCTGCACGCAAGGTGTTTGTGAATAT
This genomic window from Cucurbita pepo subsp. pepo cultivar mu-cu-16 chromosome LG01, ASM280686v2, whole genome shotgun sequence contains:
- the LOC111793054 gene encoding thymocyte nuclear protein 1, which translates into the protein MAGAAVGDKKQFWLLKTEPAEWSWADQAANGGRTKWDGVKNKQAQKHLKSMKLGDLCFFYHSGAKARRIVGVVSVAREWYSEGDGGDAVVDVEAVGEMREPVDLKEMKKGIEGMKDFALFRQPRLSVVPVAKEIWEKICELGGGFEGDGTDCRHGSEE